Proteins encoded within one genomic window of Macrobrachium nipponense isolate FS-2020 chromosome 9, ASM1510439v2, whole genome shotgun sequence:
- the LOC135218052 gene encoding uncharacterized protein LOC135218052, whose amino-acid sequence MKTYVLSLLFVAMAYHFYTEALPAPEPAAEPMLLSSLADPSRAKRQAPGKFAINLDRCCECPAQGLNSAHGKATTIIITTIIINEARQTCCPCTDVGIIQPSRVES is encoded by the exons ATGAAGACCTACGTCTTGTCTCTTCTGTTTGTGGCGATGGCCTACCATTTCTACACCGAGGCATTGCCTGCTCCTGAACCAGCAGCC GAGCCCATGTTACTCTCGTCCCTGGCCGACCCATCACGAGCAAAGCGACAAGCTCCAGGGAAATTCGCCATCAATCTAGACCGATGCTGCGAATGCCCTGCTCAAGGTCTAAACAGTGCCCATGGCAAGGCGACAACAATCATCAtaaccaccatcatcatcaacgaAGCCCGACAGACGTGCTGCCCTTGCACAGATGTGGGTATCATCCAACCTTCCCGAGTTGAGAGTTAA